From the genome of Ptychodera flava strain L36383 chromosome 20, AS_Pfla_20210202, whole genome shotgun sequence, one region includes:
- the LOC139119711 gene encoding uncharacterized protein isoform X3, whose amino-acid sequence MARWLDLVKYVKACEDIVERENIDQVICFTDVGASVKAALVDKYSHLRGPSIESVGLAIHKYYTRQQLESPEVSLKHTVVDVDTIPEGHLSDVLDIVGMPAFFKPCTGTASFGVSEIKTLRDLYEQITQCRNVSGNQHLFEPFFCRYLNLRDYPLFAHNCAIIEELVKGAKTLTVDGFVFNRQILHRAIFENVYWKSHPSAFMGVVYPPSSDVSGETETRLWNVFDLVVGKAVEKGFDNQFIDVEVFLKPNGDVKVMEVNPRMFSQAIPLYRMCLEDGDPLVVTLDSNVGKQPKTCSWNGYHGINGYVITFGSGKVEELFDFEEARKMPGDVLPRFSPGDVIGYQELKGVILRL is encoded by the coding sequence ATGGCGCGATGGCTGGACCTCGTTAAGTACGTGAAGGCGTGTGAAGATATTGTAGAAAGAGAAAACATTGACCAAGTTATTTGTTTCACCGATGTTGGTGCCTCCGTAAAAGCCGCCCTAGTCGACAAGTACTCCCACTTGCGGGGACCGTCGATTGAATCCGTGGGCCTAGCTATCCACAAGTACTATACCCGTCAACAGTTAGAATCTCCTGAAGTTTCATTGAAGCACACAGTTGTCGATGTTGATACCATCCCTGAAGGTCACTTGTCTGATGTTTTGGACATTGTTGGCATGCCGGCTTTCTTCAAACCCTGCACTGGAACGGCATCGTTTGGGGTCAGCGAAATCAAGACTCTACGCGATCTTTATGAGCAGATAACCCAATGCCGCAATGTCAGCGGCAACCAACACCTTTTTGAGCCTTTCTTTTGCCGATACTTGAACTTGAGAGACTACCCCTTATTTGCCCATAATTGTGCAATTATCGAAGAGCTAGTGAAAGGCGCAAAGACTCTGACAGTGGACGGTTTTGTCTTCAACAGACAGATACTCCACAGGGCCATATTCGAAAACGTGTATTGGAAAAGTCACCCTTCGGCGTTTATGGGTGTTGTGTACCCTCCGTCCAGCGACGTCAGTGGTGAGACGGAGACGCGTCTTTGGAACGTGTTTGATCTTGTGGTCGGTAAAGCCGTAGAGAAAGGCTTTGACAATCAGTTCATCGACGTGGAAGTATTTCTGAAACCGAATGGAGATGTTAAGGTCATGGAGGTCAACCCTCGAATGTTTTCCCAGGCGATACCACTGTACAGGATGTGCCTAGAAGATGGTGATCCACTGGTAGTTACCCTGGACAGCAACGTCGGAAAGCAGCCGAAAACCTGCTCTTGGAACGGTTACCATGGCATTAATGGCTACGTCATCACATTCGGCTCAGGGAAAGTGGAAGAACTGTTTGATTTTGAAGAAGCAAGGAAAATGCCGGGGGATGTTTTACCACGCTTTTCCCCTGGAGATGTGATTGGTTATCAGGAGCTGAAGGGTGTAATCTTGCGTTTGTAA